Proteins co-encoded in one Setaria viridis chromosome 9, Setaria_viridis_v4.0, whole genome shotgun sequence genomic window:
- the LOC117840395 gene encoding cardiolipin synthase (CMP-forming) yields MPTSVATHASLLLKAAAAKPFFTPRAAAARIPPPPPTPRPSPRVPAAGRLPPTTAVTSAGAVGAGRWFRWQSARGLCAAPHSGGGAGVEGMGSDAGVVGARRRRAVNGLAKDVPAVNGMSKEDPAPLPPPPRLLTLPTVLTIGRVAAVPLLISTFYMEGPWAATATTGIFIAAAITDWLDGYLARKMQLGTPFGAFLDPVADKLMVAATLVLLCTKPLEGSLLRDGPWLLTVPSIAIIGREITMSAVREWAASQNSKVLEAVAVNNLGKWKTATQMTALTLLLASRDPSLPAQGALVTPGVVLLYVSAGLAIWSLVVYMRKIWRILLK; encoded by the exons ATGCCCACATCCGTCGCCACCCACGCATCCCTCCTCCTCAAAGCCGCAGCCGCCAAGCCCTTCTTCAccccccgcgcggccgcggcccggatcccgccccctcctcctactccccgcccttccccacgcgtccccgccgccgggcgcctcCCGCCAACCACGGCGGTGACGTCCGCCGGCGCTGTCGGCGCTGGCCGCTGGTTCCGGTGGCAGTCGGCGCGGGGGCTGTGCGCCGCGCCGCATTCCGGTGGTGGGGCCGGCGTCGAGGGGATGGGATCTGATGCGGGGGTCGTCGGGGccaggaggaggcgggcggtgAACGGGCTGGCCAAGGATGTGCCGGCGGTGAACGGGATGTCCAAGGAGGacccggcgccgctgccgccgccgccaaggttGCTCACGCTGCCCACCGTGCTCACCAttggccgcgtcgccgccgtgccgcTCCTGATTAGCA CTTTCTACATGGAGGGTCCATGGGCAGCTACGGCCACAACTGGCATCTTCATTGCTGCTGCAATCACTGATTGGCTAGATGGTTATCTTGCTAGAAAG ATGCAGCTAGGAACACCTTTTGGTGCATTTCTTGATCCTGTGGCTGACaag CTTATGGTAGCCGCAACATTAGTTTTGCTATGCACCAAACCTTTGGAAGGATCACTACTCAGGGATGGGCCATGGCTTCTAACAGTTCCTTCCATTGCTATCATTGGAAGAGAG ATTACAATGTCAGCTGTGAGAGAGTGGGCTGCGTCTCAGAATAGCAAAGTTCTTGAG GCTGTTGCAGTTAACAACTTGGGGAAGTGGAAAACAGCGACGCAGATGACAGCATTGACTCTGCTTCTTGCCAGCAGAGACCCAAG TCTACCTGCGCAAGGTGCTCTAGTTACCCCCGGTGTTGTGCTGCTTTATGTATCCGCTGGACTTGCCATATGGTCCCTAGTGGTGTACATGAGAAAGATATGGCGGATACTTCTAAAATAG